The following nucleotide sequence is from Terriglobales bacterium.
TCCGGGAGATGCTGGACGCACCGGCTGCGCCGGGCTCCGAGTTTGCCACCTGAGAGGTTCTGTCGCCGAGGGGGAAAGAGGACATACAATGCACCCAGCCGTCACCATGCCAGCGGTTCGAGAGCTACCGCGATCGGAGACCTTGCACGTGCTTATCGTGGACGACGAACCCGCCGTCCGCGAGGGCTGCCGCGAAGTGGCCGAAGGCCTGGGGTTTCGCGTGTCGGTGGCCGACAGCGCTCCTGCGGCCTACCGCATCCTGGAAGCCGAATCTATCGACCTGTGCCTGCTGGACCTGCGTCTGCCCGGGGCGGGCGGAATCGAAGTGCTGCAGGAGCTCCGCCGCCGCCGGCCGGAGGCCGAGGTGGTGGTCATAACCGGCTATGCCACTGTGCAGTCAGCCGTGGAAGCCATGAAGTTGGGCGCCTGCGACTACGTCGCCAAGCCCTTCCACGCGGAGGAACTGCGGCTGCTGCTGGAGCGTGTGGCACGCCAGATCCGGCTCTCCACCGAGAATCGCCTGCTGCGGGAGAAGGTTCGCAACCGCAGGGGATTCGCCGGCATGGTCGGCCACTCCAGGGAGATGGAAAAGCTCTACCGCATCATCTCCAAGGTGGCCTCCAGTTCCCATCCGGTT
It contains:
- a CDS encoding response regulator gives rise to the protein MLIVDDEPAVREGCREVAEGLGFRVSVADSAPAAYRILEAESIDLCLLDLRLPGAGGIEVLQELRRRRPEAEVVVITGYATVQSAVEAMKLGACDYVAKPFHAEELRLLLERVARQIRLSTENRLLREKVRNRRGFAGMVGHSREMEKLYRIISKVASSSHPVLIQGESGTGKELVARSIHFSGSYRDKPFIPVDCGALVPTLIESELF